The stretch of DNA AATTTCCCTAAGACATTTTCTCACATGAAGAGACTTTTGGAATGCTTGTTGTAAAACACAGATTCCGAGGTTTCTCTCCAAAATATTCTAATTTTGCTGATCAGGAGGAATATGTAACACACTGATTAGGATAAGGGaatctcaaaaagttcataggaagtacatattctaaaaacacaatgcatggattttaaataaCTGTGGCACCCCAATTAATTTAccccttaattccatttttccacattttgaagtaccctcatacttTTGCTAAGCACACTAGGTAATTTTCACAACTGAGTGAGGTTGTAAAATGTCAACATTCACTTTGTAACAGCTAGGATTGAGACACAGTCAGTGTCCTATAAATACGgcacatctttcaaataaaaacatacacaaaaacagAATCACAGTAATTATTCTACTCAGACATTcaatatgaatattttttaaaatgtcagcacATGATTATCTCAgttgacatatttttaaattagtctACTTACCCATAAAAcgtttaaattttcaaaaatgtggttttttttttttccagaccatTGCAACAAGCCAGGTCAAAATGTGAAAATCATCCAAAATAGTCTTTGGAAATGAATTAAAAGCTATttgctaaagagaaaaaaaaataaatcttctgcaGAAGGGGAAAATGGTAATCATGATTCATTATAAGTGATGGTGGGTGTTTGTGCTTATTACAGCAAATTTGTTTCGCTACCTTAAGGTCCAGCCAAACTATCAACCAAGCATGAAGCCAGAAGAAAGATACTTTCTAATACAAGGACTCAAAAAACTATATGCCCTATGAGCTGTACTCAAGAAACTCCTTGTGTGCTCTGccaaaataaaggaataaattcaGGAGGAGTGGAGAGAAAAAGTCACAGGATCCAGGAATCAAGGGAGCCAGCACGAGAGCAAGGTGGAAGGAATCCCCAGGGCACAGTGTGGGAGGCCCACGGCAACAGCTGGCCACGTCGAAAGAGGGCAACGGCTATGGAGAATCTTCGCAAAGATGAACTTGAAACACAAACTCAAGTGTCTGAACAAAGAGTGGAGAGATTTATGAAGCTGGGGCAAGAAGTGAGGATGAGTCTGTGGTTCTCTCATCATGCAAAAAGGTCGGGTGGATACAAGACAAACTGCACCAAAGGAAAAGCATTGGGCTTAGCCGCTGCTGGCTTTCAGACAGCTCCCTCAATTCTTGAGCCAGTCAAAAGTACAGGAAAGGTGAGGAAATGGGAGGATGCAAAATGTGTGACTCGGGGTGCAGGTGGGATGAAAAACAGAGCTCGGTCTTAAGTTTCCACACTGTGAGGTCAGTGAATAATGTATCAAGCCAAATAATCAATAAGTAACAATGGAAACATGCTCCTGAAGACAAATTCTACAAtctatttaaattatatttatttatttatttagagagaggcagaaagatagagacagatccagaaaaagagagctcttccacttgTTGACGGCCAAAATGCttgcattggccagggctgggctggcgctgaagccaagagcccagaattcagggTAGCTCTCCCAGGGCTGATAGACATCCAGTTTCTTCAGCCATTCTCATTGCCTCCTAGAatctacatcagcaggaagtttgaGTTAGGAATGacgtgggggggaggggggcagtgTAAAGCCTGGATACGtcagtgtgggatgctgtggCGTCTCACCTATGAGGCTAACCACCCACTCCGAGAACCAATTTAGTGGCCAGCATAGTGACGTAGGAGGTAAAATGGCTGGCTGGAGATGGCAgtgtgccatatgggtgctggttccgtTTCTGATCTAACAGTatgagaaaagtagcagaagatggtccatagGGGAGACCCACGTGATGCTCCTGGCTGAGGCCTGACTCAGTCCTACCcttcgtggccacttgggggatgaaccagtgaatggaaggtctcccACTTTGTTTCTTGCTCCATGCCTGTAGCCAtttcaagaacaaaacaaaacaaaaagaatcaagTTAAAGCACTCTACATTTCTTAGATGCTATTTAACTTTATAGTCAGTTCCCAGCACTCTATTAATATATGACCTGGACAAACAAAACCACTCATTTATATGTTTAGGAATAGGTGGATACAAAGGTTCACAGATCATGAACCTTAGCTTACGCTTCTGTCCTAATGGAGGGAGACAGTAAACAAATGAATAGAAGCAAGACATGCTAAGGGACGAGCACATGAAGAAAGAGCTAGGACTAGGGGTGAACAACCAAGAGTGGATCAGGGTGGGCAGGGAAGGCTCCAGGAACTGCAAATGCCTCACAGGTAGGAATGAGCCAGGCCTCTCTGGGAAGAGCACCAAAACTGGCACCTGAGGCAAGAGCAGGGGGAGCtgaggtgtgtgtgcaggtggaaggggggagggatggagggcaTGCAGGATCATGGAGAGCCTGGAGGGCCGTTTCATAACACCTGGATTCCAATCTAAATGCGATGGGAAGACAGGAAGGTTTTCAGTCAGGGAATGACATGATTTACGTTTTAAACATTAGCTTCAGTTGTTGCATAGAAAATGGATTGCAGAAGGGCAGGAACCTAGAAGCAGGGACCAGTGACAGTCTACACAGGTGTCCACACAGTAGATGGCCAGGGCTTGCATGGGGATAATAGAACCAGATAGAGTAGAATGAGATCACACTCTGGAGGGGGAGATGGACAGGACATGCTGATGGATCCCTGTGGAGGAAAGTGGAAACCTAAGGATGCGTCTCAAATACGGGGCTAGAATAAGTGAGTTGCTGGGGTCAGGGAGTATCACTTGATCACATACAAAAGTGGAGAAAAAGAAGGGGTGGACATTTGCCCTTGCAATTAAGACAGAGTTTGGGGGATGGGTCccatggctcaaaaggctaatcttccaccagttcatatcctggctgctccacctccaatcagTTCCTGCTTTAGGTCTAGGAAAAACAATGGAGCAGGGTTCCAGCccgtgggcctctgcacccatgtcggaAAACCAaaagggactcctggctcctggctctgaatcagctcagttctgtccactatggcagatgaaatatcttttcctccctgtctctccttctctctgtaaatctgtctttcacataaaaacaaataaatctttagaggaaacaacaagaaaaaagttTGGGAATCTACACCTCACATCAGAGTTGCTGGTTTCAAATCCCagttctgttcctgattccagctgctgGCTATGAACAACCTTGGGAGaggtcacaggtgatggctctggTAATTGGGTTCCTAAGCCTGTGAGAGTCCTACGtcaagttcccagctcccagttataacctggcccaacccagttGCTCtaagacatttggagagtaaaccagttaATGGGAGAAATCTCTCCCCCACACTCTTTTCTCTCCAACCAAATAATAAAGTCAAGAGAAGAACTAATTTGGAGAACAAAAATCAAGCCCTCTGCTTATACATAACCTCTAAGATGCCCATGAAGTTCACATGTAGTTGTGCACCAGGGCTTTGGAGTGCAGAGAAGTTAAAGTCAAGGGCACCAATCTGGGAGACACTCCACTGCTATTTCTCTAGCATCCTGACCTCTCCCTGCCCCATTTCACCTGAAGACTCATTACAGTTGACCTCCTGGTCCCAACTGTACTAACTCCAGAGAATCCTCTGTTGCATGTGGCAGGCACATTCATCCCAATGAAGCAAAAACAATAATCACTTCTCTGGCATGATAACAAacctcttcagggtttcccactaCCTGTATCTTTAAGTATTACCTTGCTTCTCAGGGCCTGAAttcttgtgtgtatatgtgtatctgtgtgtgtggttATATATAGTTTTATTATAATAAAGCAACTTGTACActtgtaacatttaaaaattgagcATCACCTTTTCTCTTCcagtgaaatgaaaagaaaatttaaaaataaacaggaaccAAATTACAATAGAGAATGTCAATTCCAAATAAGATCCTATAGGTTCTGCTGATTCTCCCATAGAGTGGCACGGCTCCAGTCATCATTAGGAgaggttatttttttaagtgcGATCTTAGATTGCAAGGAAGCCTGTTAAACATGCCAAAGGAGAAACCATGTTGTCAGGCTGCCCACAGGACCCACCCAAACATCTCAAACCCACCCTTTTCTGACCTTCTAAGACtccattatttttaagtttttttttccttttttaaacaagAGACAATAGACAGACACACATTAGTAAATGCTAACTGTCCATATTCACATAGAGACACAGTATAATCTTGGAGCCCaacatacagagaaaggagggaaaaGCTAGAATTCTATGCCCAACTGCACAGAGGCCTAGCAGCCGCCAGCTCCCAACCAGCCAAGGGAGCAagtggtttctttttcttatagAGCACATTGGTGTTAATTCCAAGCAGTTTGTCGAGACAAGGAGGAGTGAAAACAAATTCGAAACAGCAAGGAGTAAGAGATTATTTTCCCTTTGTATTCCATTTAAGGTATTTTCCCCACAATAAGGTGAGAACCATGGTGTAAAGAAAAGAGACCTCAGAAACAAGGAGACAGAGTGAGCACAGGAGGggaagaagataaaaataagaagACAGCAAGGgactggagaaaaactggaaagaaACTGGAATCAATCAGTGCTATTAGTCATCAGCTCCTTCATCCACCTCTCCTTCTTCACCTTCATGCTCATCTTCATCTTCCTCACCTTCAAGCTCATCCCCTTCTTCATCAATGTCTTTCAATccttcatcatcattatcatcttcttcttctccctcttctccttccccttcctcatGGTCCATTTCTGGAGCCAAGTAGTACCGCAGTGGGTTCGGCCAGATGTCGTCCTTGATGACCTGGCCCAGCGCAGCAGCACCGGGGTCCGAGTGGTCGCTGAACCAGGTGAAGAAGCTCTCGGGCTCCTTGCGTTGTCTCTTCCTGCTGGCTTTGTTCTGTGTTGGACTTGACCGTTTTCTCAAGTCCTTTCTGGATTTCCATTTGATCTCAGTGGACTTTGAGGATGGACTCCCACTCTCATTCACATGAAATTCCTTGGagagaactttatttttaaagtagggattttcatcaaaataaaaatctattctGTAACCTGATAAAATCTCTTCAAACTCTGTCACTTCGACTCTGGTCAGATAACGCAGcacctcttcatcctcctctccAAGCTGTAGAGATACTCGTGGATGCTTGACAAATGTTGTTACCCAAAAATGGGGGATTTTGGCAATTAGTTCTGACCTCTTCTGAAAGAATGGTTGGTGGAGTTTGTTATATTTCTGCTCTACTTTCAAAATCTCCTTGCTGGCTTGCTCATAAAGTGTGTCTACTTCATTCTGTATTTCATCAATATGTTCCATtgcttcttgttctttttctcccttgGACAGACCCTTAGAGGCCCCTGTGTCTGCCAGCTTGGGGCCTGGAGCCAGTCTAGGCTTCTTTGCTTTAGGCAGGAGCGAAGCTGGGCGTTTGGGGGCCATGTTTCAAGGCACGTCGTGCGCAGCTCTGCCAAGCGGGAAGGAAGCGGTGAGAACCAGAAGAGGGAATTCTTGCGCCTATCCCggacctgcctgccttcctgagTTTTGTCTCCACAGTTCTCTAACAGGCTACTCCATTCCACTCTGATTTCTGCACGTCTTCATAAGCTTCTTCACagccagagtgtgtgtgtatgatttatcTTTTATCTCTGAGTTTTGCACAGCCAGCACAACACCTTACACAAAATAACTTCAGTGTAGGAGCTGTTTGTGTGTGAGGAAGGTGTCACTCTTCTCCTTCTTAATGGTCCCTCATAAAACAAATGTGCAGGAATAGACTCGCCAAGCACATACCAGCACCGCTTTCCAGGATATTCTTAAGCAAAATAGCACTTCAGTCTTTCCCTTGGCAACCAAAATTTCCTTCACATTAAGGGCTGCAGTGTTACACTTGCCAGAAGTTTATATGAATAGAAACATCCAGCcccttgaaatgaaaataaatggtgGGTCAGTTTATAAGGAT from Ochotona princeps isolate mOchPri1 chromosome 1, mOchPri1.hap1, whole genome shotgun sequence encodes:
- the LOC101535114 gene encoding protein SET-like, with protein sequence MAPKRPASLLPKAKKPRLAPGPKLADTGASKGLSKGEKEQEAMEHIDEIQNEVDTLYEQASKEILKVEQKYNKLHQPFFQKRSELIAKIPHFWVTTFVKHPRVSLQLGEEDEEVLRYLTRVEVTEFEEILSGYRIDFYFDENPYFKNKVLSKEFHVNESGSPSSKSTEIKWKSRKDLRKRSSPTQNKASRKRQRKEPESFFTWFSDHSDPGAAALGQVIKDDIWPNPLRYYLAPEMDHEEGEGEEGEEEDDNDDEGLKDIDEEGDELEGEEDEDEHEGEEGEVDEGADD